A genomic segment from Barrientosiimonas humi encodes:
- a CDS encoding PadR family transcriptional regulator — protein sequence MSTATTLLALLEPEPAHGYTLKQKFDTWFAQRRPLAFGQVYATLGRLERDGLAAMVGVDPGGGPDRRSYGITPAGVARVDQWVFESQAPDEFATSDLCARVTVALLSGRPVERILDAQRAAHLERMRVLQELRRKATGADLLTTTYELAHLDADLRWIEESGTRIELLAKQIRKEGNDARGN from the coding sequence ATGTCGACGGCCACCACTCTGCTCGCGCTCCTGGAGCCCGAGCCCGCGCACGGCTACACGCTGAAGCAGAAGTTCGACACCTGGTTCGCGCAGCGGCGGCCGTTGGCGTTCGGGCAGGTCTACGCGACGCTCGGGCGGCTGGAGCGCGACGGCCTCGCCGCGATGGTCGGGGTCGATCCAGGGGGCGGCCCCGACCGTCGCAGCTACGGCATCACGCCCGCCGGGGTCGCGCGGGTCGACCAGTGGGTCTTCGAGTCGCAGGCGCCTGACGAGTTCGCCACCAGCGACCTGTGCGCGCGGGTGACCGTGGCGCTGCTGTCCGGGCGGCCCGTCGAACGCATCCTCGACGCACAGCGCGCGGCGCACCTCGAACGGATGCGCGTGCTGCAGGAACTCCGTCGCAAGGCGACCGGCGCAGACCTGCTGACGACGACGTACGAGCTCGCCCACCTCGACGCGGACCTGCGCTGGATCGAGGAGTCGGGCACTCGAATCGAATTGCTGGCCAAGCAGATTCGCAAGGAGGGAAACGATGCTCGAGGCAACTGA
- a CDS encoding DNA repair helicase XPB gives MADGPLIVQSDKTILLEVDHEQAEEARRAIAPFAELERAPEHVHTYRVTPLALWNARAAGHDAEQVVDALIRFSRYPVPQALLIDVAETMDRYGRLRLERDGEQLVLVTTDKPVLEEVLRHKKIQPLVGQRLDDLTVAVHNSERGAIKQQLIKVGWPADDLAGYVDGEAHHIDLSHDGWELRPYQQQAVDGFWHGGSGVVVLPCGAGKTLVGAGAMAEAKATTLILVTNTVSARQWRDELLARTTLTEDEIGEYSGSRKEIRPVTIATYQVLTVKRKGIYPHLDLLDARDWGLVVYDEVHLLPAPIFRMTADLQARRRLGLTATLVREDGRESDVFSLIGPKRYDAPWKDIEAQGYIAPADCVEVRVTLSESERMTYATAEPEDRYRLSSCAPVKDGVVERIVEQHRGAPTLVIGQYLDQLEGLAERLGADLITGETPVGQRQKLFQAFRDGEISLLVVSKVANFSIDLPEASVAIQVSGTFGSRQEEAQRLGRVLRPKGDGRTAHFYTVVTRDTVDAEFAAHRQRFLAEQGYAYRIVDAEDLSEHAD, from the coding sequence ATGGCCGACGGGCCACTGATCGTCCAGAGCGACAAGACCATCCTGCTGGAGGTCGACCACGAGCAGGCCGAGGAGGCGCGGCGCGCGATCGCGCCGTTCGCCGAGCTCGAGCGAGCCCCCGAGCACGTGCACACCTATCGGGTGACGCCGCTCGCGCTGTGGAACGCACGAGCCGCCGGGCACGACGCCGAGCAGGTCGTCGACGCGCTCATCCGGTTCTCCCGCTACCCCGTGCCGCAGGCGCTGCTGATCGACGTGGCCGAGACGATGGACCGCTACGGCCGGCTGCGGCTCGAGCGCGACGGCGAGCAGCTGGTGCTGGTCACCACCGACAAGCCGGTGCTCGAAGAAGTGTTGCGGCACAAGAAGATCCAGCCCCTCGTGGGGCAGCGACTCGACGACCTCACGGTCGCGGTGCACAACTCCGAGCGCGGCGCGATCAAGCAGCAGCTCATCAAGGTGGGCTGGCCGGCCGACGACCTCGCGGGCTACGTCGACGGCGAGGCGCACCATATCGACCTCAGCCACGACGGCTGGGAGCTGCGGCCCTACCAGCAGCAGGCCGTCGACGGTTTCTGGCACGGCGGGTCGGGCGTGGTCGTGCTGCCCTGCGGCGCCGGCAAGACGCTGGTGGGCGCCGGGGCGATGGCCGAGGCCAAGGCCACCACGCTCATCCTGGTCACCAACACGGTGAGCGCGCGGCAGTGGCGCGACGAGCTGCTCGCCCGCACGACGCTCACCGAGGACGAGATCGGTGAGTACTCCGGGTCCCGCAAGGAGATCCGGCCGGTCACGATCGCGACCTACCAGGTGCTGACCGTGAAGCGGAAGGGCATCTACCCCCACCTCGACCTGCTCGACGCGCGCGACTGGGGCCTGGTCGTCTACGACGAGGTGCACCTGCTGCCCGCGCCGATCTTCCGGATGACCGCCGACCTGCAGGCGCGGCGGCGCCTCGGCCTGACCGCCACGCTCGTGCGCGAGGACGGCCGCGAGTCCGACGTGTTCAGCCTGATCGGGCCCAAGCGCTACGACGCCCCCTGGAAGGACATCGAGGCGCAGGGCTACATCGCGCCCGCCGACTGCGTCGAGGTGCGGGTGACGCTGTCGGAGTCCGAGCGGATGACGTACGCCACCGCCGAGCCCGAGGACCGCTACCGGCTGTCGTCGTGCGCGCCGGTCAAGGACGGCGTGGTCGAGCGGATCGTCGAGCAGCACCGCGGTGCCCCGACCCTGGTGATCGGGCAGTACCTCGACCAGCTCGAGGGGCTCGCCGAGCGGCTCGGCGCCGACCTGATCACCGGCGAGACCCCCGTCGGCCAGCGGCAGAAGCTGTTCCAGGCGTTCCGCGACGGCGAGATCTCGCTGCTCGTGGTGAGCAAGGTCGCCAACTTCTCGATCGACCTGCCCGAGGCGTCGGTCGCGATCCAGGTGTCGGGCACGTTCGGCTCGCGCCAGGAGGAGGCCCAGCGCCTCGGCCGCGTGCTGCGCCCGAAGGGCGACGGCCGCACCGCGCACTTCTACACCGTCGTCACCCGCGACACGGTCGACGCCGAGTTCGCCGCCCACCGCCAGCGCTTCCTCGCCGAGCAGGGCTACGCCTACCGCATCGTCGATGCCGAGGACCTGTCCGAGCACGCCGACTAG
- a CDS encoding type II toxin-antitoxin system VapC family toxin → MIVVDASAVVEALVGLEPDPWLWDALAGELAAPQLLDVGVLSALRGLTLAHRLEQKVAEQAVQDHFSLNIHRHEMAPLATRVWGPRHRFTAYDANYLALAEGLGVPLVTCDAKLATDGHAAEVRVASPSRR, encoded by the coding sequence GTGATCGTCGTCGACGCCTCGGCCGTCGTGGAGGCGCTCGTCGGGCTCGAGCCCGACCCGTGGCTGTGGGACGCGCTGGCCGGCGAGCTGGCGGCGCCGCAGCTGCTGGACGTGGGGGTGCTGTCGGCGCTGCGCGGCCTCACCCTCGCCCACCGCCTCGAGCAGAAGGTGGCTGAGCAGGCGGTCCAGGACCACTTCTCCCTGAACATCCACCGGCACGAGATGGCGCCGCTCGCGACCCGGGTCTGGGGCCCGCGTCACCGGTTCACGGCGTACGACGCGAACTACCTCGCGCTCGCAGAGGGGCTCGGCGTGCCGCTCGTCACCTGCGACGCGAAGCTGGCGACCGACGGTCACGCCGCCGAGGTGCGGGTGGCCTCGCCCAGCCGCCGGTGA
- a CDS encoding hydroxymethylglutaryl-CoA lyase, which yields MTANLPMTVPMDGMPDRITIYEVGPRDGLQNEKSVVPTEVKAEFVQRLVGAGLETVETTSFVPPSWIPQLSDAPDLLQQLADTGHGPKRPVLVPNERGLDNALAAGVGAIAIFGSATETFAQKNLNRSVAESVEMFTPVVRRAREAGLWVRAYVSMCFGDPWEGPVPVEQVVDVCARLMDLGCDQLSIGDTIGVGTVGHVAKLLESLDAQGIPASKTAVHFHDTYGQALSNTLTALRHGVTVVDASTGGLGGCPYARSATGNLATEDLVWACRGLGIETGVDLDALVGTSLWMAEQLGRPSPSAVVRALGGA from the coding sequence ATGACCGCGAACCTGCCGATGACCGTGCCGATGGACGGCATGCCCGACCGCATCACGATCTACGAGGTCGGCCCGCGCGACGGTCTGCAGAACGAGAAGTCGGTCGTGCCGACCGAGGTCAAGGCCGAGTTCGTGCAGCGGCTCGTCGGTGCCGGGCTGGAGACGGTCGAGACCACCTCGTTCGTGCCGCCGTCGTGGATCCCCCAGCTGTCCGACGCACCCGACCTGCTGCAGCAGCTCGCGGACACGGGGCACGGCCCGAAGCGACCGGTGCTCGTGCCCAACGAGCGCGGTCTCGACAACGCGCTCGCGGCCGGCGTCGGCGCCATCGCGATCTTCGGCTCGGCCACCGAGACCTTCGCGCAGAAGAACCTCAACCGCTCGGTCGCCGAGTCGGTCGAGATGTTCACCCCGGTCGTGCGGCGCGCGCGCGAGGCGGGCCTGTGGGTGCGGGCCTACGTGTCGATGTGCTTCGGCGACCCGTGGGAGGGCCCGGTGCCCGTCGAGCAGGTCGTCGACGTGTGCGCGCGGCTGATGGACCTCGGCTGCGACCAGCTCAGCATCGGCGACACCATCGGCGTCGGGACGGTCGGTCACGTGGCCAAGCTGCTGGAATCCCTTGACGCGCAAGGCATCCCGGCGTCGAAGACCGCGGTGCACTTCCACGACACCTACGGTCAGGCGCTGTCCAACACGCTGACCGCGCTGCGCCACGGGGTCACCGTCGTCGACGCCTCGACCGGCGGCCTGGGCGGCTGCCCGTACGCCAGGAGCGCCACCGGCAACCTCGCCACAGAGGACCTCGTGTGGGCCTGCCGCGGTCTCGGCATCGAGACCGGTGTCGACCTGGACGCGCTGGTCGGCACGAGCCTGTGGATGGCCGAGCAGCTGGGGCGGCCCTCGCCGTCCGCGGTAGTCCGGGCGCTCGGCGGCGCCTGA
- a CDS encoding M13 family metallopeptidase, which produces MTSSGLTLDNFDRDVRPQDDLFGFVNGAWVREHEIPEDRARYGSFDRLREESEAAMRELITEAAGASAEPGTPRRQVGDLFTSFMDEEQIEQLGAEPIREDLALADGLQTATDLVRASGALARKGIDGFVGFYSIADARESTTNVLYLAQHGIGLPDESYYREDQHAETREKYVAHIGRMFELAGLDPEQAQVVMDLETRLAKAHWDRVANRDAVKTYNKTTRTELDELTPGVDWSAWLEGVGAEESVLDPVVVEQPSYLTGFAEALAQEPIEAWRAWLRWRIISSRAAYLSGAFVDEQFEFVGKQLSGIPQLKERWKRGVGLVEELIGEAAGQLYVEKHFPPHAKERMENLVANLVEAYRRDFESLPWMSQATRDKALEKLAKFTPKIGYPQEWKDYSSIEIDAADLVGNVDRATAWEVDRMLTRVGDPVDKNEWFMTPQTVNAYYMPVMNEIVFPAAILQPPFFDVDAEDAVNYGGIGAVIGHEIGHGFDDQGSRFDGDGNLTDWWTEDDRERFDGLAKKLVEQFDRLEPRDAPGQKINGGLTVGENIGDLGGLTIGYKAFQIAQETEASPELDGFTGDERFFLGWAQVWCGKAREAEAKRLLTIDPHAPTDQRANVARNLQEFHDTFGVAEGDGMFLAEDDRVRIF; this is translated from the coding sequence ATGACGTCTTCCGGCCTGACCCTGGACAACTTCGACCGCGACGTGCGCCCGCAGGACGACCTGTTCGGCTTCGTCAACGGGGCGTGGGTGCGCGAGCACGAGATCCCCGAGGACCGGGCCCGCTACGGCTCGTTCGACCGGCTGCGCGAGGAGTCCGAGGCGGCCATGCGCGAGCTGATCACCGAGGCGGCCGGCGCGTCGGCCGAGCCGGGCACCCCGCGCCGGCAGGTGGGTGACCTGTTCACCTCGTTCATGGACGAGGAGCAGATCGAGCAGCTGGGCGCCGAGCCGATCCGCGAGGACCTCGCGCTGGCCGACGGGCTGCAGACCGCGACCGACCTGGTGCGCGCGTCAGGAGCGTTGGCGCGCAAGGGGATCGACGGTTTCGTCGGGTTCTACTCCATCGCCGACGCGCGCGAGTCGACCACGAACGTGCTCTACCTCGCGCAGCACGGCATCGGCCTGCCCGACGAGTCCTACTACCGCGAGGACCAGCACGCCGAGACCCGCGAGAAGTACGTCGCCCACATCGGGCGGATGTTCGAGCTCGCCGGGCTCGACCCCGAGCAGGCGCAGGTCGTCATGGACCTGGAGACGCGGCTGGCCAAGGCGCACTGGGACCGGGTCGCCAACCGCGACGCGGTGAAGACGTACAACAAGACCACGCGCACCGAGCTGGACGAGCTGACCCCGGGCGTCGACTGGTCGGCGTGGCTCGAGGGGGTCGGCGCCGAGGAGTCGGTGCTCGACCCGGTCGTCGTCGAACAGCCTTCGTACCTCACGGGATTCGCCGAGGCGCTCGCGCAGGAGCCCATCGAGGCGTGGCGCGCCTGGCTGCGCTGGCGGATCATCTCCTCGCGCGCGGCATACCTCAGCGGGGCGTTCGTCGACGAGCAGTTCGAGTTCGTCGGCAAGCAGCTCTCGGGCATCCCGCAGCTGAAGGAGCGGTGGAAGCGCGGCGTGGGGCTCGTCGAGGAGCTGATCGGCGAGGCGGCCGGTCAGCTGTACGTCGAGAAGCACTTCCCGCCGCACGCCAAGGAGCGCATGGAGAACCTCGTCGCCAACCTCGTCGAGGCCTACCGCCGCGACTTCGAGTCGCTGCCGTGGATGAGCCAGGCGACGCGCGACAAGGCGCTGGAGAAGCTGGCCAAGTTCACGCCGAAGATCGGCTACCCGCAGGAGTGGAAGGACTACTCCTCCATCGAGATCGACGCCGCCGACCTGGTCGGCAACGTCGACCGAGCGACCGCGTGGGAGGTCGACCGGATGCTCACCCGCGTCGGCGACCCGGTCGACAAGAACGAATGGTTCATGACCCCGCAGACGGTCAACGCGTACTACATGCCGGTGATGAACGAGATCGTCTTCCCGGCCGCGATCCTGCAGCCGCCGTTCTTCGACGTCGACGCCGAGGACGCGGTCAACTACGGCGGCATCGGCGCGGTCATCGGGCACGAGATCGGTCACGGGTTCGACGACCAGGGAAGCCGTTTCGACGGCGACGGCAACCTCACCGACTGGTGGACCGAGGACGACCGCGAGCGCTTCGACGGCCTGGCCAAGAAGCTCGTCGAGCAGTTCGACCGGCTCGAGCCGCGCGACGCGCCGGGGCAGAAGATCAACGGCGGCCTCACCGTCGGCGAGAACATCGGCGACCTGGGCGGGCTGACCATCGGCTACAAGGCGTTCCAGATCGCGCAGGAGACCGAGGCCTCGCCCGAGCTCGACGGCTTCACCGGCGACGAGCGGTTCTTCCTCGGGTGGGCGCAGGTGTGGTGCGGCAAGGCGCGCGAGGCCGAGGCCAAGCGGCTGCTGACGATCGATCCGCACGCGCCGACCGACCAGCGCGCCAACGTGGCCCGCAACCTGCAGGAGTTCCACGACACGTTCGGTGTGGCCGAGGGCGACGGGATGTTCCTGGCCGAGGACGACCGGGTGCGAATCTTCTGA
- a CDS encoding alpha/beta hydrolase family protein, which produces MTQPNSYGSWPSPITADYVHGSTVGRGQPWADGEHVYWRETRPQDEGRSALVRRAPDGSTTDVSLPGQDVRTTLHEYGGGDYAVRDGIVVYVVRDGQRVWVSRDGGEPRPVTAETDGLVRYSGFCIDPRRGVAYAIREDQRDPSLEPVTSLVRLDLSGDGSGVGEVLQPGRERQVADQAGRVARGTSAYRDQAEPGQDGRVARGTSAYRDHAEPGQAGRVARGTSAYRDQAEPDDTPAPPDFVLDPALSPDGRRLAWLTWNHPQMAWDGTFLWVAELDDAGDLREARVVAGSTDESLEEPTWLDENRLLVLSDRSGWSTFHLLDLREESAGLRPVHDDQHDYGMPRWVPHMRSFALLDDGRVLAGRIVEGFRGAVLLDPSSGDVTDVELPITYIDQVGAAPGSKAVAVVGAADAMPTVVRIDPDEATLTPLAGETDELLERFAAPPEAITWSGFDGQTAHGFLYLPRNPNVVVPEGQRPPLLVTTHGGPTAATAAVATRARTYWTSRGFAVLDVNYAGSTGFGRAYRERLRGQWGVADVQDAALGAQHLADSGVVDAERMAIRGGSAGGYLTLAALTTTDVFSAGTSLFGIADVGALAEHTHKLESRYTWGLIGPWPDDRSTYDERSPINHLDGLSAPLLLLQGDEDKVVPPSQAQMMADALQRKGIAHALVLFAGEGHGFRVPANQIRAQELELSFYGQVFGFDPAGEVQQVTLS; this is translated from the coding sequence ATGACGCAACCGAACTCGTACGGCAGCTGGCCCTCGCCCATCACGGCCGACTACGTGCACGGCAGCACGGTGGGGCGCGGCCAGCCCTGGGCCGACGGGGAGCACGTCTACTGGCGGGAGACCCGCCCGCAGGACGAGGGGCGCAGCGCGCTGGTGCGTCGGGCACCCGACGGCAGCACGACGGACGTGTCGCTGCCGGGGCAGGACGTGCGCACCACGCTGCACGAGTACGGCGGCGGCGACTATGCGGTCCGCGACGGGATCGTGGTCTACGTCGTGCGCGACGGGCAGCGCGTCTGGGTGTCGCGCGACGGCGGCGAGCCGCGGCCGGTGACCGCCGAGACCGACGGGCTCGTGCGCTACTCCGGTTTCTGCATCGACCCGCGGCGCGGCGTCGCGTACGCCATCCGCGAGGACCAGCGCGACCCGAGCCTCGAGCCGGTCACCTCCTTGGTGCGGCTGGACCTGTCCGGCGACGGCTCGGGCGTGGGCGAGGTGCTGCAGCCCGGCCGGGAGCGCCAGGTCGCCGACCAAGCCGGTCGAGTAGCGCGAGGGACGAGCGCGTATCGAGACCAGGCCGAGCCTGGTCAAGATGGTCGAGTAGCGCGAGGGACGAGCGCGTATCGAGACCACGCCGAGCCTGGTCAAGCCGGTCGAGTAGCGCGAGGGACGAGCGCGTATCGAGACCAGGCCGAGCCGGACGACACCCCCGCCCCGCCCGACTTCGTGCTGGATCCCGCGTTGTCGCCGGACGGGCGCCGGCTCGCCTGGCTGACCTGGAACCACCCCCAGATGGCCTGGGACGGCACCTTCTTGTGGGTCGCCGAGCTCGACGACGCGGGCGACCTGCGCGAGGCGCGCGTGGTGGCGGGGTCGACCGATGAGTCGCTGGAGGAACCGACCTGGCTCGACGAGAACCGGCTGCTGGTCCTGAGCGACCGCAGCGGCTGGAGCACGTTCCACCTGCTCGACCTGCGCGAGGAGTCGGCGGGGCTGCGGCCGGTGCACGACGACCAGCACGACTACGGCATGCCGCGCTGGGTGCCGCACATGCGCAGCTTCGCCCTGCTCGACGACGGTCGCGTGCTGGCAGGCCGCATCGTCGAGGGTTTCCGCGGTGCCGTCCTGCTCGACCCGAGCAGCGGTGACGTGACCGACGTCGAGCTGCCGATCACGTACATCGACCAGGTCGGCGCCGCCCCCGGCAGCAAGGCGGTGGCCGTGGTCGGCGCGGCGGACGCGATGCCGACCGTGGTGCGCATCGACCCGGACGAGGCGACCCTGACGCCGCTCGCGGGTGAGACCGACGAGCTGCTCGAGCGGTTCGCCGCGCCGCCCGAGGCGATCACCTGGAGCGGTTTCGACGGGCAGACCGCGCACGGATTCCTCTATCTGCCAAGGAATCCCAACGTCGTCGTTCCCGAGGGGCAGCGGCCGCCGCTGCTGGTCACGACCCACGGTGGGCCGACCGCCGCGACGGCTGCGGTCGCGACCCGGGCGCGGACGTACTGGACCTCCCGCGGCTTCGCGGTGCTGGACGTGAACTACGCCGGGTCCACCGGCTTCGGCCGGGCGTACCGCGAGCGGCTGCGCGGGCAGTGGGGCGTCGCCGACGTGCAGGACGCCGCTCTCGGCGCGCAGCACCTGGCCGACAGCGGTGTCGTGGACGCCGAGCGGATGGCGATCCGCGGCGGGAGCGCGGGTGGCTACCTGACGTTGGCGGCGCTGACCACGACCGACGTGTTCTCAGCCGGCACAAGCCTTTTCGGCATCGCCGACGTCGGCGCGCTGGCCGAGCACACGCACAAGCTGGAGAGCCGCTACACGTGGGGACTCATCGGTCCGTGGCCGGACGACCGGTCGACGTACGACGAGCGCTCGCCGATCAACCACCTCGACGGACTCTCCGCGCCGCTGCTCCTGCTGCAGGGTGACGAGGACAAGGTCGTCCCGCCGAGTCAGGCGCAGATGATGGCGGATGCGTTGCAGCGCAAGGGGATTGCGCACGCGCTGGTCCTTTTCGCGGGGGAGGGCCACGGCTTCCGGGTGCCCGCCAACCAGATCCGCGCGCAGGAGCTGGAGCTGTCGTTCTACGGCCAGGTGTTCGGCTTCGACCCGGCCGGTGAGGTGCAGCAGGTCACGCTGTCGTGA
- a CDS encoding CocE/NonD family hydrolase produces MLSRRLLASGTALAAAGAMSAGAYPLPATASPSTPTESRTAPGVTHEENERVPEGAAWTEEYFPSKGAELHADVLRPANLPADAKTPVILSVGPYFSHAGQTGDDGFTRTGPSERFNDLIDGAELMKRGYTVVLVDLRGFGGSTGCLDWVGPGEQADVAAAIAWTRNQPWSTGKVGMYGKSYDASTGLVGANLGDQGPDAVVAQEPVWDMYNYLFNNGVRRYNHLGTPRAYNSIATIAPMADDSSRYKANATYETRNPQCLSDNLTDTQDPDPQSAYWRARDLATQAKGSRVPLFVTQGTVEDNTKPEDFQQYLDNHAGPQRGWIGPWEHVRGNDVNDAGVLKMGRPGWFTEVMAFYDRYLKGDRSTNPFPAYAVQDNRGTWRAEESWPNVTGRQQVSLAKGSYTDTGDAGSFNPGASSGSGKGSGKGPGSRPDDGSRGRAPQGRFDMENLRAPKPSRAAARKLSQAVPGSSLTTYSAPVARAVRLTGTPQITVNTKGSGNVVGELWDVAPDGTAVQVNDMISVLARNGRTTLTLRSMDWTLEPGHRLAVRVGTNFDDGYWLPSSSGQKVTVQAAKLSLDLQNPAYDRRTYGARAPWLDVYTRYYTAEGTVAPGQGSFTIRVPQAR; encoded by the coding sequence AGTACTTCCCGTCCAAGGGCGCCGAGCTGCACGCCGACGTGCTGCGGCCGGCCAACCTGCCCGCCGACGCGAAGACCCCGGTCATCCTGTCCGTCGGTCCCTACTTCAGCCACGCGGGGCAGACGGGTGACGACGGGTTCACGCGCACCGGACCGTCCGAGCGGTTCAACGACCTGATCGACGGCGCCGAGCTGATGAAGCGCGGCTACACCGTGGTGCTCGTCGACCTGCGCGGGTTCGGCGGCAGCACCGGCTGCCTCGACTGGGTCGGGCCCGGCGAGCAGGCCGACGTGGCGGCCGCGATCGCGTGGACCCGCAACCAGCCGTGGTCCACCGGCAAGGTCGGGATGTACGGCAAGTCCTACGACGCCTCGACCGGCCTCGTCGGCGCGAACCTCGGCGACCAGGGCCCCGACGCGGTGGTCGCGCAGGAGCCGGTGTGGGACATGTACAACTACCTGTTCAACAACGGGGTCCGCCGCTACAACCACCTGGGCACGCCGCGGGCGTACAACTCGATCGCCACCATCGCGCCGATGGCCGACGACTCCTCGCGCTACAAGGCGAACGCGACCTACGAGACGCGCAACCCGCAGTGCCTGAGCGACAACCTCACCGATACCCAGGACCCGGACCCGCAGTCGGCGTACTGGCGCGCACGAGACCTCGCGACGCAGGCCAAGGGGTCACGGGTGCCGCTGTTCGTCACGCAGGGGACCGTCGAGGACAACACCAAGCCGGAGGACTTCCAGCAGTACCTCGACAACCACGCCGGCCCGCAGCGCGGCTGGATCGGACCGTGGGAGCACGTGCGCGGCAACGACGTCAACGACGCCGGCGTGCTCAAGATGGGCCGCCCCGGCTGGTTCACCGAGGTGATGGCGTTCTACGACCGCTATCTGAAGGGCGACCGGTCCACCAACCCGTTCCCGGCGTACGCCGTCCAGGACAATCGCGGGACGTGGCGCGCTGAGGAGTCGTGGCCGAACGTGACTGGGCGGCAACAGGTTTCGCTGGCCAAGGGCAGCTACACCGACACCGGGGACGCGGGCAGCTTCAACCCGGGTGCGAGCTCGGGGTCGGGGAAGGGGTCGGGCAAGGGGCCAGGCTCGCGGCCGGACGACGGGTCGCGCGGGCGGGCGCCGCAGGGCCGGTTCGACATGGAGAACCTGCGGGCGCCCAAGCCGAGCAGGGCGGCGGCGCGCAAGCTGTCGCAGGCGGTGCCGGGCTCGTCGCTGACCACGTACTCCGCGCCGGTCGCTCGCGCGGTCCGGCTCACCGGCACGCCGCAGATCACGGTCAACACCAAGGGCAGCGGAAACGTGGTCGGTGAGCTGTGGGACGTCGCACCCGACGGCACCGCCGTGCAGGTCAACGACATGATCTCCGTGCTCGCCCGCAACGGACGCACCACGCTCACGCTGCGCTCGATGGACTGGACGCTCGAGCCCGGCCACCGGCTCGCGGTCCGCGTCGGCACGAACTTCGACGACGGCTACTGGCTGCCGAGCTCGAGCGGGCAGAAGGTGACCGTGCAGGCGGCGAAGCTGAGCCTCGACCTGCAGAACCCGGCGTACGACCGGCGCACCTACGGCGCCCGCGCCCCCTGGCTGGACGTCTACACGCGCTACTACACCGCGGAGGGCACGGTCGCGCCCGGGCAGGGCAGCTTCACCATCCGGGTGCCGCAGGCGCGCTGA